The stretch of DNA CTTGACTTTTACTtgcctaaaaataatttcaacccTGAGTTAAAGAGAAGTACTTGTTGTCCAGGTTGAAATTCCTTCCTGACAAGGTCCTTGTCATGGCACTTCTTGGTCCTTTGTTTGTAGATCCTAGTATTTTCATATGCTTTGTTTCTAAATTTCCATCTCATTGAGTTGCAAAAGCCTTTTCTCTCCTGCAGCGGCCAAGTCCATGTTCAATGTCTTCATTGCCTAATAAGCTTAATGCTCTAATTTCATCGGCAAATGACATGCCTTTCTGAAGACCAACCTATATGGCGACATGCCTATAGGAGTCTTGAAAGCTGTCCTATATGCCCATAAAGCATCATTTAGTTTTTTGGACCAATTTTTCCTTGAGCGTTGAATTGTTTTCTCAAGAATCATCGTCACTTCCCGATTAGAAATTTCTGCTTGCCCATTACTTTGTGGATGATAAGGCAAAGCAGTTCTATGCCTAACCCCATACTGTGCCAGCAAGGCTTCGAACGATTTGTTGTAGAAATGACTCCCTTCATCACTAATAATAACTCGTGGAGTTCCGAACCGAGTGAAGATAttcttttgtaaaaaattaagaacAGTCATACCATCATTCGAAGGAGTTGTCACTGCTTCCACCCATTTTAAAACATAGTCCACAACGAGCAAGATGTAAAGATGATGGAAACATGATGGAAACAACCCCAGCATAAAATCTATTCCCCGCTCATCAAACAGTTCCACTTCTAGAATACCAGTCAAAGGCACCTTATTTATTCTTGAAATGTTACCAATTCTTTGACAATGATCACATGCCTTGACAAATTCATAAGCATCTTTGAAGAGAGTTGGCCAAAAGAAACCATTTTGTAAAACCTTGGCAACAGTTCGATTCCACTAAAATGACCCCCACACTGTAGACTATGACAATGAGTAAGGATAGAATCCATCTCCTCCTCAGGCACACACCTTCTGATTATTTGATCGGCGCAATGCTTGTAAATGATAGGCTCTTCCCAATAATAATGTTTAacctcagaaaagaatttcttgagTTGTTGTCTAGACATGTCTGGAGGAGTGATATTTCAGCAAGGTAATTGACATAATCAGCGAACCATGGGACTATAACATTTCCTTGAAGTAAACACAATTGCTCATCAGGGAACTCATCATTTATTTGGATTTTCTCCATATTCGAACTCTCTTGTAACTCTAGTCTCAGTAAATGATATACCAAGTCTTTTGTACCCTTCTTATCTTGAATCTCTAAATCAAAATCTTGGAGAAGAAAGACCCATCAAATTAGCCTTTGCTTCGCATCCTTCTTAGTTATAAGGTATTTTATGGCTGAATGGTTAGTATACACAACTACCTTATTCCTAAGCAGATACTAAACTTATCACAAGGAAACACTATGGCCAACATCTCATTCTCAGTAGTAGCATAATTCAACTGAGCATCATTAAAAGTCCTACAAGCATAGTAGATGATACAAAAAACCTTGTCAACTCGTTGACCCAATACCGCTCCAACATCATAGTCACTTGCATCATACATCAACTCAAATAAAAATTCCCAATTCGGTGCAATGACTATGGGCGTAAAAATCAGCTTCTCCTTAAGAATTTAAAAGGCTTCCAAACACTTCTTTCCGAACTCAAAAGGCACTCCATTCACAAGCAGATCAGACAGAGGCTTGGAGATTCTTGAAAAGTATTTAATGAACCTTTGATAGAACCCATCATGTCTTAAGAAGCTATGAATCCCCTTAACTGACACGGGAGGGGGTAAGTTCTCAATTGTTGATACCTTGGCTTTGTCCACCTTGATGCCTTCCTTTAGAATCTTACGTCCCAATACAATCCCCTCCTTTACCGTGAAATGACACTTCTCCCAATTAAGCACCGAATTAGATTCCTCACATCTAATCAAGACCAGTTCCAAATTACTCAAGTAGTGATCAAACAATGACCCAAACACAGATAAATCATCCATAAAAACCTCaataaaattcttaattaaattagagaaaatagccatcatacaTTGTTAGAATGTTGCTGGTGCATTACATCACCCGAATGGAATTCTTCAAAAATAGTAGAACTCTTAACCCGCTAATCTATCCAAcatctgatcaatgaatggAAGAGAAAGTGATCTTTCCTAGTGGCCTTGTTGAGCTTATGGGTAGTCAATACAAATTCTCCAACCAGTTACAGTTCTTGTTGGAATTAATTCATTCTTTTCGCTCTTTACCCCCATCAGGCCCCTTTCTTAGGCACAACATGGACTGGACTTACCCACTTAATGTCTGAAATTGGATAAGCCACCCCAACATTTAACCGTTTCACTACCTCCTTTCTCACTACTTCCTTCATTGGCGGATTAAGTCTTCTTTGTGCATCAATGGTCGGTTTGACTCCATCCTCCATTAAAATTTGATGCATAATAGTTGATGTCGGCCAATATCCATCCAATGGCCTTCATATGCTTTCTCAAAACTCTCAACAACTTCCTCGTCTCCACATCAGAAAGTGAAGTTGAAACAATAACTGGAAGTGTCTTGTTCTCACCCAAGAACTCATACCGCAAGGGATCAGGAAGGACTTTTAACTCTAATTATTGTGGCTTCTCAATAGATGGCAATGATCTTGTTGGAATTACTCTTAGCTCTTCATAATACTTTATGTTCAATGGCCCATAAAAATCAAGCCACATAGCATACTCTATTGCTTCTGTTCCATCTTGGTCAACCACTTCCTCTTGCACCAAACTTGGAGTAAGAGGATCTTCAATGGGTTCCCTAATACATCAGAACCAATAGGAGAAAATACATCTTTCTCacacagaaaaaaaaatcatttatagtttattatttacgataattatattatatagtcCGAGCAGTAGTTTTTCATTGTGGTGTTTCAACAGTTCTCTATTGTGCAGTAGAGCTCCGATACAGTGGTATTTTGACTAGGCTATTTTATCTTGGGAACGACTGATAATTTTTGACTGCTTGCACATTTCTGGGCAGTGCAACGAACGTCGTAAAGAGAGCGACCTAGTCCATGACTCAACCCAAAAATTTTATTCGGTAAGATTATTCCTGCTGTTTTATTTTCAGTAGCAGTTTACTCAACATTACGAAGGCAATTTGGTGTAGACTTTCAGCTCCTAAGCATAGATTCATTCTATTGGCAAGAATCGCCTATCATATTTGGCCTAATAGAAATAGTTGTCTATacgataaaaaaaatatttttctttggaCTGTCATTACAAAAAAtagctacttttagtgacatcattttagtcacaacataaattttttgtgactaaatgtgactttttctcacaataaaatattacttgtgactaaaatatagcatttagttacaagtttttactaatttagttttaatcacaataagtattgtgactaaaaacacattttgtcacaataaattgtattttttgtgactaatacctttagccacggaccttttagtcacaacataagaataatgttttataattagtcacaacctttttacttttagtcacaagttttattgtgactaaaagtaagattttttgtattgTGTATTGGTAAACAGATAAGAAGTACTTTTGAAGCTAGAGTTTCTTTGCTTAGTCATAAGCAAACTAGAAGAGATGTATAATCTGTTTGTTTGATTAATAATGAATATTCTTCTTCTTGATAAAAAATAAACGTAAACGTtctatataataatgaaaataatctttatatatatgtatacatatacatatatgatctctaaaaatttgttaagtacCACATGATTATTAAACTATCTCAACTCTACAATTGGgacaaaatttactaacttgTAACCACTCAACAATGCATTCTTCATGATACGCGTGAGTGCATGGTAGCTTAGCAGCTTCCAAATCAATTGAAACATCCTCCAAACAAATCgaacaaaaaatttgattatCTTTTACCTGcactttttctaatttttcaattGACTCTTCACTCGCTGCCACAAAACGAATAGGAACATCATTCGTATCGTAGTCATCATCAACATCAATATCATCATCGTAATCCAAATCAAATTGAGGTAGTTCATCAACTAAAACTTTAATAGAAACATCAACACCGACTTCTTCATTTGAATTATAATACTCTTTGTTGTTCACCACCTTTCTACCGCAATCAATGATTTCATCagtaagaaaagagagagaaggaagaAAGACTGCATCAAACATATCTTGAATGGCAACTTGGGCTTGAGTGTTGTTGCTCTTCATCAATGTGTCGTATAAAATTCTCGCAACATTTTCTATAGAAGTAGTTGGGTTTTCTGTGTTGTCATTGAATAAAAATGCTTCATCTTCCATAGCAAATGGTGGAGCAAGAATGAActtgatatttaagttaatgGTAAGGAAACAAGCATTTTGCGGTTCTTGTTCTATTTGATTTGGTTCAAAATGATATGGTTTTATACGGTAATAGGCATTACCGGTTACTTGTGGAGAATTCATAATGGATCACACTTGtaaaaatgattaattttgaaaagaaaaagtagTGAGATTTGGGTGATGAATTAGTAAAAAAAGAACAATTTTAGCTTTATAAGTTGCCAAATTAGGGTATGCAAGCTAGTTTATGAACTTACAAAATAGTGATGCATTTGATGTCTCGCAAGgtatttatatagatatatctataaaaaaaacttaaaatgaaattaatgattccagatattacaattttgtataatttaaatttaaattggttCAATTATGTGCACTCTATTAGGATTAGGAATTTAGGATTCGGTCCTATAGTATTATAGtagaattaattataaaaatatctttCGTACGTGTATATTTCTGTTTTACAAAAAGTTATTTTACATATATAGCCAAATAAATTCAAACTTTTAacagatatttgttgatttatgtatttttacgtAGGAATATATTAAAACTAAAACCTAATATtgcattgaaaaaaaaaactactttttATCGTACGTTTCCAAATTATTTAAGGGAAATTACCCCTTTTAGCCTCTTTTgctatttatttttccaatttacgatatttatttttgctttttattacttttgtattttgaatttttaactTTTAAGTGAAATATAACTTTTAATTTCAACTGTACAGTATCCCATTTCAATTTTGTTTGAGCCTTTATTCTTCTTCATTATGTTTACGTTCCCTTTCATCATTTCAAGATTTTCATATCACTCAACACAGGTGCAATACATAAATACAATGAttccaaaacacttaagaaaatacaataaattTGAGACTAAtaaagttataacaacaacaataagtcaataatctttttaaagtttcaacaacataattaaaacaaaataataaacttgaaactaattaaatttcaacaacaatattataaaattacaaCTAACATGCAAGCAAATACAAACTTCCAACTCCAACTTTTAGCAAGCTATATTTAAAGTCTGCAATTTCAAATGATGAAGTAGTTGATAATGAAGTatctacaaaataaaataaaatatcattagaCACTAGACgaataattttaagaaaataatatgtgagaattcacaatctttaatttattatttacttgAATCATAAAATTTATACGTTTTTATGTCCTCTAATATTAAACTCATATCTAATGGCATAAGAGAAGATCTCAACTAATTTTGGCAACATATTAAAACTTGTAGAGTcaattattagtgtaattaatgaATAGTCGGAATCGTGCACTACTAATATAGGGTGTACTAGTCTGCCCCttatttttgtaacttcttAAAATATCTCATATTATGCTGaagtgttattattattttttcataaaaatttgaCAATTCAGAAACCCTAATTTGAGTACTGTATTCTATCATTGTGTATCTATCTCCCAAAGAATGAATGAAAACATCATTTGAATTTGATATTTTACCTttattttccttattttctctGCCCATTTGACTGAAACCAATAATTTCAATTCACCAAGTGGAGACTGACACTTAATGGGTCCTAGCCGTAGTAGCAACGTGTAAGaactaaggtggcgtttggttggaggtataatgaaatggaatagaaaggaaaggaaacaattccattccattcatttgtttggttgcatattaaagtgttggaatgtcattccaatagaATGGTCTCTccactattttggtggaatgacaattccattttgaaatagaaAGAAAGACCATTCTAATACATGAtgagaaaaatttaataatttttttatcaatttttttatgcattttaaagtttattccatttcattcctattctcattctcatttttatattttcattcctctcaACCAAACGCTACCTAAGAAGAAGAGTATACCCCAACACTGGTTGGAGataatgaaatagaatggaatggaaaggaaacaatctccattccattcttttgtttggttgcatattaAAATGTTAGAATACCATTCCAATAGAATGGTTTTTCTAACATGTTGGTGGAATGACAATTCCActttaaaatagaaagaaagacCATTCTAATAcatgatgagaaaaaatttaataattttttcatcaatattttttatacatatattagattttattccattcctgtTCCCATTCTTATTCCTATGTTTTCAtttctcccaaccaaacgccacctaatagTTTATTAGGAAATTAAGGTAATTAGTTTgtgttattttaataaaaattacatttcgttttaatttttaatatttaacattaataaaacatagtttaatttttaattatatccgaCTATATTTTTGTCATATCAAATTCTTATATGTGAAGAAATAAAAGTTAATATACGTAATGAACACTATAAGAAAACAGAAACTAGAATTTCTTCATATTAATTTGATATTGTCACATGAAATTGATATTTAACTATATTTTTCAtcgattaataattaaaatacattatatataagcttataaatataagaaaacatTTGTTAAGTACCACATGATTATTAAACTATCTCAACTCTACAATTGGgacaaaatttactaacttgCAGCCACTCAACAACACATTGTTTATGATACGCGTGAGTGCATGGTAACTTAGTAGCTTCCGAACCAACCGAAACATCCTCCAAACAAATCGAACAAAAAATTGGATTATCTTTAACCTgaactttttctaatttttcaattGACTCTTCACTCGACGCCACAAAACAAATAGGAAAATCATCCATATTATAGTCATCATCGCCGTCGTCATCATCATCCCAATCAAGTTGAGGTAGTTCATTAACAAAGACATGAACGTAAACATCAACACCGACTTCttcattcaaattattattgttcatcatttttCTACCGCAATCAATAATTTcatcaataataaaagagaaagaagGAAAATAGACCGCAGCAAACATGTCTTGAATGGTAATTAGGGCTTCAGTATTATTGATATTCATCAATGTTTCGTATGAAATTTGTACAGTATTTTCTGTAGTAGAAATTGGATATTCTGTTTCATCATAAAATAAAGGTTCATCGTCTTCTATAGTAGCTGGTGAAGCAAGATTGAACATGGCATTTaaattaatgataaaaaaaCGACCAGTATGTGGTTCTTGTTCTATTGTGTTTAGTTGAGTATAACTATAGGGTGATATAAAGTAATCGGGATCACCAATGACTTGTGGGGAgctcataattaattaattaatcacaaaatgattaattttgaaaagaaaaagtagTGAGATTAATTTGGGTGATGAAAGTAAAAGGGAACAATTTTAGGGCAAATGTATTCAGCTATATAGTTTATGAACTTAAAAAGAAGATTGAAAATGCATTTGATGTCTCACggggtatttatatatataggtataaaattaattaaattaaattaaattggttTATTTGCACTCTATTAGGATTAGGATTTAGGATTCGAACCTTCTAGCTAATAAGTAATTACATATCTTTCGTATGTGTAGATATTTTTACATATCTTTttcatagaaaatatatatttatacataaatctatttatatatataggtataaaattaattaaattaaattaaattggttTATTTGCACTCTATTAGGATTAGGATTTAGATTCGATCCTTCTAGCTAGTAATTAAATATCTTTCGTACGTGTatatttctgttttaaaaaaattattttacatatataGCCAAATAAATTCAAACTTTTAATTATCAGCCTATAAAACAGATATTTgttgatatatatgtatttttacgTAGGAATATTAAAACTAAAACCTAATactgcattaaaaaaaaaactacttttaATAGTACGATTCCAAATTATTTTTCCCTTAGTGGATATGGAATGAAATAATAGAATTTTGGTTCATTGAGAGCATCGACACGAAATTGATAGATAATAGTTCTCTTCGAGACAAGACAAATCTCTAAAATGCATTTTTGAGTGTTAAACTTCAAATGAATCAAAATTCTATTATCTCATCCCATATCCACTAATGACTAGCTAtccaattacatatttataagCTTTACATATCAATTACAAATCACTAATAAGCCGATGCATTATTAATTACACACCATTCATTTTGATTGAGCATGTAATCATCGATACAAAGGGAATCTAAAAAAACCAACTAAATAGATTGTCAACAAAATGCATTTG from Cannabis sativa cultivar Pink pepper isolate KNU-18-1 chromosome 2, ASM2916894v1, whole genome shotgun sequence encodes:
- the LOC115719815 gene encoding uncharacterized protein LOC115719815; protein product: MFNLASPATIEDDEPLFYDETEYPISTTENTVQISYETLMNINNTEALITIQDMFAAVYFPSFSFIIDEIIDCGRKMMNNNNLNEEVGVDVYVHVFVNELPQLDWDDDDDGDDDYNMDDFPICFVASSEESIEKLEKVQVKDNPIFCSICLEDVSVGSEATKLPCTHAYHKQCVVEWLQVSKFCPNCRVEIV